A genome region from uncultured Campylobacter sp. includes the following:
- a CDS encoding formate--tetrahydrofolate ligase, whose protein sequence is MLSDIEIANAAKPDKISNVAKNLGLSEDEIELYGHYKAKLNIKPRSRASKLILVTATNPTPFGEGKTTTSIGLADALKRLGKSVCLALREPSLGPVFGIKGGAAGGGYSQLVPMDDLNLHFNGDFHAITSANNLISAVIDNSLYQENPLKIEKILWKRCMDMNDRALRHITVGQGGRTDGVEREDGFNITAASEIMAVLCLSNDLAELKENIANIMVAYDTQGEPIYVRDLGCADAVAILLKDAMKPNLIQSLEHTPALVHGGPFANIAHGCNSIMASKLALSLADYAVTEAGFGSELGAEKFIDIKCRRAGIAPDAAVLVSTIRSLKYNGGADKESIASPDLAALQKGIVNLGGHIEILQNFGLNPVVALNRFSFDSDGEIAFVRDYCKQRGVQMAICENFAKGGEGALELALLVVDECERAKELKFAYELSDDTASKIEKIATKIYGASEVVFEPEAQKALQHIKALGLERLNVCIAKTQYSFSDDAKALGRARGFKLSVKDLQIRTGAGFIVAVCGKIMLMPGLPKVPNALNMKITSDGVISGLA, encoded by the coding sequence ATGTTGAGCGATATCGAAATAGCAAATGCGGCGAAGCCGGATAAAATTTCAAACGTTGCGAAAAATTTGGGGCTTAGCGAGGATGAGATCGAGCTGTACGGCCACTACAAAGCCAAACTAAATATCAAGCCGCGATCGCGCGCTTCGAAGCTTATTTTGGTCACGGCGACCAATCCGACGCCGTTTGGCGAGGGCAAGACGACGACCTCCATAGGCCTAGCCGACGCGCTAAAACGCCTAGGTAAAAGCGTCTGCCTTGCGCTGCGCGAGCCGTCGCTGGGACCGGTTTTCGGTATCAAAGGCGGGGCTGCGGGCGGCGGGTACTCGCAACTTGTGCCGATGGATGATCTAAATTTACACTTTAACGGCGATTTTCACGCGATCACCTCTGCAAACAATCTCATTTCAGCGGTTATTGATAACTCGCTGTACCAAGAAAACCCGCTAAAGATCGAGAAAATTTTATGGAAGCGTTGCATGGATATGAATGATCGCGCGCTGCGCCACATCACCGTAGGTCAGGGCGGGCGCACCGACGGAGTAGAGCGTGAGGACGGCTTTAACATCACCGCGGCTAGCGAGATAATGGCGGTTCTGTGCCTCTCGAACGATCTTGCCGAGCTTAAGGAAAACATCGCAAACATCATGGTCGCCTACGATACGCAGGGAGAGCCGATATACGTGCGCGATCTGGGCTGCGCGGATGCCGTGGCGATCCTGCTAAAAGACGCGATGAAGCCTAATCTCATCCAAAGCCTTGAGCATACGCCCGCTCTCGTGCACGGAGGACCCTTCGCAAATATCGCGCACGGCTGCAACTCCATAATGGCGAGCAAGCTTGCGCTCTCGCTAGCAGATTACGCCGTAACGGAGGCGGGCTTTGGAAGCGAGCTCGGGGCTGAAAAATTTATCGACATCAAGTGTCGCCGCGCTGGTATCGCTCCGGATGCCGCGGTGTTAGTCAGCACGATCCGCTCGCTTAAATACAACGGCGGCGCGGATAAAGAAAGTATCGCGAGCCCAGATCTTGCCGCGCTTCAAAAAGGCATCGTAAATTTAGGCGGACATATTGAAATTTTACAAAACTTCGGGCTAAATCCGGTCGTGGCGCTTAATCGCTTCAGCTTCGATAGCGACGGCGAGATCGCTTTCGTACGCGATTACTGCAAGCAGCGCGGCGTGCAGATGGCGATTTGTGAAAATTTCGCCAAAGGAGGCGAGGGCGCGCTTGAGCTAGCCCTTCTCGTAGTAGATGAGTGCGAGCGCGCTAAGGAGCTGAAATTCGCCTACGAGCTTAGTGACGATACGGCGAGCAAGATCGAAAAGATCGCTACTAAAATTTACGGCGCGAGCGAGGTCGTTTTCGAGCCTGAAGCGCAAAAGGCGCTGCAGCACATCAAGGCTTTGGGGCTTGAGCGGCTAAACGTCTGCATCGCAAAGACGCAATATAGCTTCAGCGACGATGCCAAGGCACTCGGGCGCGCGCGCGGCTTTAAACTCAGCGTTAAGGACCTTCAAATTCGCACGGGAGCTGGCTTCATCGTCGCCGTCTGCGGCAAGATAATGCTTATGCCGGGGCTGCCGAAGGTTCCTAACGCGCTAAATATGAAGATTACGAGCGATGGTGTTATAAGCGGATTGGCGTGA
- a CDS encoding IS1595 family transposase has product MSQHFLLSSKARTISVRKIASMSENECYEYFKSIRWSSNKGNPICPTCGSASSHYFIESRLQYRCKDCFHTFSLTNGTIFHSHKLDFKVILLAIAIFSNATKGISALQLSRDLDVQYKTAWVLSHKIRESLMASDSGNKFSGVVEMDGVYVGNYIKPANNINDRIDRRKAFKPNKRVIISLRDKNLSGSGASKTKTFILKSENNVDINAIAKSHIAPNSEIHTDENSVYDDLLAHYDLKRVNHQIEYSGMNGENNNQSESFNARFRRLQYGQCHKLGTLYLSNYANEIA; this is encoded by the coding sequence ATGTCCCAACACTTCCTTCTTTCATCTAAAGCTAGAACAATATCCGTTAGAAAGATAGCTAGTATGAGCGAGAATGAGTGTTACGAGTATTTTAAATCGATTCGTTGGAGTAGCAACAAAGGCAATCCCATTTGTCCGACTTGCGGAAGCGCTTCATCTCATTATTTTATAGAAAGTAGATTACAATATCGCTGCAAGGATTGCTTTCATACTTTTAGCCTTACAAACGGAACGATATTTCATTCTCATAAGTTAGACTTTAAAGTTATACTTCTTGCTATCGCTATATTTTCTAATGCTACCAAAGGAATTTCAGCCTTACAACTTAGTAGAGACCTAGACGTTCAATATAAAACGGCTTGGGTTTTATCTCATAAAATCAGAGAAAGTCTTATGGCTAGCGATAGCGGAAATAAATTTAGCGGAGTAGTCGAGATGGACGGAGTATACGTCGGAAACTATATAAAACCCGCTAACAACATAAACGATAGAATAGATAGACGAAAAGCTTTTAAGCCTAATAAACGAGTTATCATATCTTTACGAGATAAAAATTTATCTGGAAGCGGAGCTAGTAAAACTAAGACCTTTATTTTAAAAAGCGAGAATAACGTAGATATAAACGCTATCGCTAAATCGCATATTGCGCCAAACAGCGAAATTCATACCGATGAAAATTCGGTTTACGACGATTTGCTAGCTCATTACGATTTAAAAAGAGTAAATCACCAAATAGAATATAGCGGCATGAATGGAGAGAATAATAACCAAAGCGAAAGCTTTAACGCTAGATTTAGACGCTTACAATACGGTCAATGCCATAAGCTAGGAACGCTTTACTTATCAAACTATGCAAACGAGATAGCATAA
- a CDS encoding DUF6471 domain-containing protein gives MTAYEKRAKVYLKTQMAKADIDYPKLAEQLKEKGVNESRENLANKINRGKFSFAFALMILDTLGVAIDR, from the coding sequence ATGACCGCATATGAAAAACGAGCAAAGGTGTATCTAAAAACACAAATGGCAAAAGCCGATATAGACTATCCTAAACTAGCGGAACAATTAAAAGAAAAAGGCGTAAACGAATCAAGAGAGAATTTAGCGAATAAAATTAATCGAGGCAAGTTTAGCTTTGCGTTTGCTTTGATGATTTTAGATACGCTGGGTGTTGCGATAGATAGATAG
- a CDS encoding diacylglycerol kinase → MRNQPKYRFFANWGYAMAGLAEMLRSERSFRLELCVFVPLLLSLFFWNFGAVLNLFLIFGAIFTIALECVNSAIERAVDLATSEIHPLAKGAKDTASTAVMMSLFLNAALWGYALIDKLL, encoded by the coding sequence ATGCGCAATCAGCCCAAATACCGATTTTTTGCCAACTGGGGCTACGCTATGGCGGGCCTTGCCGAGATGCTGCGCAGCGAGCGTAGCTTCAGGCTCGAGCTTTGCGTGTTTGTCCCGCTTCTGCTGTCGCTATTTTTTTGGAATTTCGGCGCAGTACTAAATCTATTTTTGATCTTCGGTGCGATCTTTACTATAGCTCTTGAGTGCGTAAACTCAGCCATTGAGCGCGCAGTCGATCTTGCCACGAGCGAAATCCACCCGCTAGCCAAGGGAGCCAAAGACACCGCAAGCACAGCCGTGATGATGAGCCTATTTCTCAACGCAGCGCTGTGGGGATATGCGCTGATAGATAAGCTCCTTTAG
- a CDS encoding dihydroorotase, producing the protein MKILIKNGTIVNWGGSEEANVLIEGDKISKITRECPAADRVIDAAGKLVMPGLIDMHVHFRDPGLEYKDDVISGSETAVAGGVTTCLPMANTRPVNDNSSITRAMIAKAKQRGLIDLLPIGAISQDCKGAKIVEMGDMLEAGCVAFSDDGLPVTDSSVMRQALEYSAHFGSFVINHSEDCSLCHGGVMNEGKISAILGLKGMASEKEEIMIARDLLLAKKTGGHIHIAHVSSAWSLKLIKQAKREGIRVTCEATPHHFTFDERELMGYDTNFKMSPPLRTQSDVQAIREALKSGLIDAIVTDHAPHNTDDKFVEFDHAPFGILGLQTLVPLTLRLVNEGVIGLEDMVRLCSFNPAKILNLKDKGEIKEGFLADVAIIDPQISYVYDEALNKSKSRNSPLFGKQLTGAAVCTIKSGRVVYEFPNVVA; encoded by the coding sequence ATGAAAATTTTAATAAAAAACGGCACGATCGTTAATTGGGGCGGCAGCGAGGAGGCGAACGTCCTGATCGAGGGCGATAAAATTTCAAAGATCACGCGCGAGTGTCCCGCCGCAGACCGCGTCATAGACGCTGCGGGCAAGCTCGTGATGCCGGGGCTCATCGATATGCACGTGCATTTTAGAGATCCCGGGCTCGAATACAAAGACGACGTCATCAGCGGCAGCGAAACTGCGGTCGCAGGCGGCGTGACGACCTGCCTCCCGATGGCAAATACCAGGCCCGTGAACGACAACTCAAGCATCACGCGCGCGATGATCGCCAAGGCCAAACAGCGCGGACTTATCGATCTGCTGCCCATAGGCGCGATCTCGCAGGACTGCAAGGGCGCAAAGATCGTCGAGATGGGCGATATGCTTGAGGCGGGCTGCGTGGCTTTCAGCGACGACGGGCTACCCGTAACCGATAGCTCCGTGATGCGACAGGCGCTCGAATACTCCGCGCACTTCGGCTCGTTCGTGATAAATCACAGCGAGGATTGCTCGCTATGCCACGGCGGCGTGATGAACGAGGGCAAGATAAGCGCGATCCTCGGTCTAAAGGGGATGGCGAGCGAAAAAGAGGAGATTATGATAGCGCGCGATCTGCTGCTTGCCAAAAAGACGGGCGGGCACATCCACATCGCGCATGTAAGCTCGGCGTGGTCGCTAAAGCTCATAAAGCAGGCTAAGCGCGAGGGCATCCGCGTCACCTGCGAAGCTACGCCGCATCATTTTACCTTCGACGAGCGCGAGCTGATGGGATACGATACGAATTTTAAAATGTCGCCGCCGCTTCGCACTCAAAGCGACGTGCAGGCGATCAGAGAGGCGCTTAAAAGCGGTCTAATCGACGCCATCGTGACCGATCACGCGCCGCACAACACCGATGATAAATTCGTAGAATTTGATCACGCGCCGTTTGGAATTTTGGGGCTTCAAACCCTCGTGCCGCTCACGCTTCGGCTCGTAAACGAGGGCGTCATCGGTCTTGAAGATATGGTGCGGCTGTGCTCGTTTAACCCGGCTAAAATTCTAAATTTAAAAGACAAGGGCGAGATCAAAGAGGGCTTTTTGGCCGACGTCGCGATCATCGATCCGCAGATTTCCTACGTATACGACGAGGCGCTAAATAAGTCCAAATCGCGCAACTCGCCGCTTTTCGGCAAGCAGCTTACGGGCGCTGCGGTATGCACGATCAAAAGCGGCCGCGTGGTCTATGAGTTTCCAAACGTCGTAGCGTAG
- a CDS encoding aspartate carbamoyltransferase catalytic subunit, giving the protein MYKLKHLLSAQDLSREDIYDFIDLAREFKALNRSDVKKSDSLRGKTVINAFFENSTRTRTSFEIAAKRLGADSVNFTAGDSSTKKGETLIDTIRNMQAMRTDIFVLRHSCSGAAKFVAANCDASIVNAGDGLNEHPSQALLDLFTISEHKGRIENLNVAIIGDIFRSRVARSDIWAMRKLGINVRLFGPPMMLRDCDAFGCPICKSVEEAIEGADVIIMLRIQLERQDGEPSFPSVREYSKFFGLTAKRMQAAKEGVMIMHPGPINRGVEINSDVADDPRYSCVLDQVENGEAMRMAILHTINLNRSAR; this is encoded by the coding sequence ATGTATAAGCTAAAGCATCTTCTTAGCGCGCAGGATCTGAGCCGCGAGGACATCTACGACTTTATAGATCTGGCGCGCGAGTTTAAAGCGCTCAACCGTTCTGACGTCAAAAAATCCGACTCGCTTCGCGGCAAGACGGTCATCAACGCGTTTTTCGAAAACTCCACCCGCACCCGCACGAGCTTTGAGATCGCAGCCAAGCGTCTGGGCGCAGACAGCGTAAATTTTACCGCTGGAGACAGCAGCACGAAAAAGGGCGAGACGCTGATCGACACCATCAGAAATATGCAGGCGATGCGCACGGATATCTTCGTACTGCGCCACAGCTGCTCGGGTGCTGCGAAATTCGTCGCGGCCAACTGCGACGCATCGATCGTGAATGCGGGCGACGGGCTGAACGAGCACCCGAGCCAGGCGCTGCTGGATCTTTTTACGATAAGCGAGCACAAGGGCAGGATCGAGAATTTAAATGTCGCGATCATCGGCGATATATTCCGCTCGCGCGTGGCTAGAAGCGACATCTGGGCGATGCGAAAGCTCGGCATAAACGTGCGGCTCTTCGGCCCTCCGATGATGCTGCGCGACTGCGACGCGTTCGGTTGCCCGATATGCAAAAGTGTAGAGGAGGCGATCGAGGGCGCCGACGTCATCATCATGCTTAGAATCCAGCTTGAGCGGCAAGACGGCGAGCCGAGCTTCCCGAGCGTGCGCGAATACTCGAAATTTTTCGGACTTACCGCTAAGCGGATGCAAGCGGCGAAAGAGGGCGTTATGATAATGCACCCGGGTCCGATCAATCGCGGCGTGGAGATCAACTCGGACGTAGCCGACGATCCGCGCTATAGCTGCGTTTTAGATCAGGTAGAAAACGGCGAGGCGATGCGAATGGCGATACTTCATACGATAAATTTAAACAGGAGCGCACGATGA
- a CDS encoding exodeoxyribonuclease III yields the protein MKLISWNVNGLRAVLGKDGFAWLAEQNPDFLGLQEIKVSEKDAPKGLYELGFSQIDLNSAARAGYSGVASLAKFKSETSKALFFPDDEGRVLQHRFGDVVLFNIYFPNGQKDEARLAYKMEFYAKFLAYARSLAEQGLGVIFCGDVNTAHREIDLANPKANSKTSGFLPIERAWLDEVEAAGFVDTFRAVRGELRDAYSWWSYRFNARAKNVGWRIDYFFISANLRSRLKDAFILSDVMGSDHCPVGIEIEI from the coding sequence TTGAAACTGATTAGTTGGAACGTAAACGGGCTGCGCGCAGTGCTCGGCAAAGACGGCTTTGCATGGCTTGCGGAGCAAAATCCCGATTTTTTGGGCTTGCAAGAGATCAAGGTGAGCGAAAAGGACGCTCCGAAAGGGCTTTATGAGCTTGGATTTTCTCAGATCGATCTAAATTCCGCCGCTCGCGCGGGATATTCGGGCGTGGCGAGCCTAGCGAAATTTAAAAGCGAGACGAGCAAGGCGCTGTTTTTCCCCGACGACGAGGGGCGCGTATTGCAGCACCGTTTCGGCGATGTCGTGCTTTTTAATATCTACTTTCCCAACGGCCAAAAGGACGAGGCGCGGCTAGCCTATAAGATGGAATTTTACGCAAAATTCCTAGCCTACGCGCGCAGCCTCGCGGAGCAGGGGCTCGGAGTGATATTTTGCGGCGACGTAAATACCGCGCACCGCGAAATCGATCTTGCAAACCCCAAAGCAAACTCCAAAACCTCGGGCTTTTTGCCGATCGAGCGGGCGTGGCTCGATGAGGTGGAGGCGGCGGGCTTCGTGGACACTTTCCGTGCCGTGCGCGGCGAGCTGCGGGACGCCTACTCGTGGTGGAGCTACCGCTTTAACGCGCGCGCCAAAAACGTAGGCTGGCGGATCGATTATTTTTTCATCTCGGCAAATTTGCGCTCGCGGCTAAAGGACGCTTTCATCCTAAGCGACGTGATGGGCAGCGATCACTGCCCCGTGGGCATCGAGATCGAAATTTAA
- a CDS encoding DNA methyltransferase, whose translation MKLINYALVEEKRPPIYTAMKYWGKKPHNIWREYIEKFTPQNGIILDPFCGSAISAIEALKVDRKAICFDINPISSFFIESYVGKFDDKLFKKEVLNIIDKVKNDEIYKKLWEYNGIIHNLKYDCDVAYEVCASQFNRGKYRNLEIKEPSELDKNAIAYSKTLDLKKLKLSYVDEPFYDSKSFSANFIKKVGGNNFKFLWTERNLYVLSLIFKSILDKKDEVIKKQLLFAFIMTTHLCCKMNIPRRDSARRNFSTSWGRSAYVCSSRQMEQNPLIVFFNSCFGKQSVESALLYSNSYIRKDKRKLKKVSISDKGKNYNSFDLKYGAINVLAIDEYINEKSIDFIITDPPYGGLIQYLDLSYIWNVWLKHYDKSFSNIDFNSEITINKKFDLTNYETKMTSALKKLNGILKDDGKMVITFHNQKIEIWNSFIRSLQNSNFIIEKVIHQKNRRSGESVVANPYGTSGTDFYIRCAKNLKRISTNSSDRKLSEAIVEIAINAIARRNEPTPFLILHDAILAEITSNGYLFSHDNNTQIKLALESELNKTFVIINEKNKGGILWWLKEPNRHISHYEVPLKERVDRAILSLLKDKGLVRLDDALGVIYKNFPNGLTPDEDKIKMSLAKFASQSSGGWVYNKNSISSIEATTHSKYIYNLIKIAKRLGLEVYVGKREQPETIEEKGKLLKLKDFCNYTDLPFEKFGADDSEYAKSRISMIDVLFIKNNKIKFAIEVENSTNIISALHRCSVLGSEVIKIIVIPDERNKELLNLKDPLSLNEIKTGNWKYLFYSELDKLIAQKKPSLEVFLKDIQ comes from the coding sequence ATGAAACTAATAAACTACGCTTTGGTTGAAGAAAAAAGACCACCTATTTATACAGCTATGAAATATTGGGGCAAGAAACCTCATAATATATGGCGTGAGTATATTGAAAAATTTACACCACAAAATGGCATTATTCTTGATCCGTTTTGTGGTAGTGCCATTTCTGCGATAGAAGCATTAAAGGTTGATAGAAAAGCTATTTGTTTCGACATAAACCCGATTAGCTCATTTTTTATAGAAAGCTATGTAGGCAAATTTGATGATAAACTTTTTAAAAAAGAAGTGCTAAATATAATTGACAAAGTAAAAAATGATGAAATATATAAAAAATTATGGGAATATAACGGTATTATTCATAATCTAAAATATGACTGTGATGTAGCATATGAAGTATGTGCTAGCCAATTTAATAGAGGGAAATATAGAAACCTAGAAATTAAAGAACCAAGTGAACTTGATAAAAATGCAATAGCATATTCAAAAACTTTGGATCTTAAAAAGCTTAAATTATCTTATGTTGATGAGCCGTTTTACGATAGCAAATCATTTAGTGCAAATTTTATAAAAAAAGTTGGTGGAAATAATTTTAAATTTTTATGGACTGAAAGAAATCTTTATGTTTTATCACTAATCTTTAAAAGTATATTAGACAAAAAAGACGAAGTGATCAAAAAACAGCTTCTATTTGCTTTTATTATGACTACTCATTTATGTTGTAAAATGAATATTCCAAGACGAGATAGTGCAAGAAGAAATTTTTCCACTAGCTGGGGTAGAAGCGCTTATGTTTGTTCATCAAGACAAATGGAACAAAATCCACTAATAGTGTTTTTTAACAGTTGTTTTGGCAAACAATCGGTAGAAAGTGCTTTGTTATATTCAAATAGCTATATTCGCAAAGACAAAAGAAAATTGAAAAAAGTATCCATTTCAGATAAGGGTAAAAACTACAATTCATTTGATCTTAAATATGGAGCAATAAACGTTTTGGCTATTGACGAATACATAAATGAAAAAAGCATTGATTTTATCATTACAGACCCACCTTATGGAGGATTAATTCAATATTTAGATTTATCCTATATATGGAACGTCTGGTTAAAACACTATGACAAATCATTTTCTAACATAGATTTTAATAGTGAAATTACAATAAATAAAAAATTTGATTTGACTAACTATGAAACAAAAATGACCTCTGCACTAAAAAAACTAAATGGAATTTTAAAAGATGATGGAAAAATGGTTATTACATTCCACAATCAAAAGATTGAAATTTGGAATAGCTTTATACGCTCCTTACAGAACTCTAATTTCATCATTGAAAAAGTAATACATCAAAAAAATAGACGAAGTGGGGAGTCGGTAGTAGCAAATCCTTATGGAACATCAGGAACAGACTTCTACATAAGATGTGCTAAAAATTTAAAAAGAATTTCGACAAATAGTTCAGATAGAAAACTAAGTGAAGCGATTGTCGAAATTGCTATCAATGCTATTGCTAGAAGAAATGAACCTACTCCATTTTTAATTTTACACGACGCTATTCTTGCCGAAATTACTAGCAATGGCTATCTTTTTAGCCACGACAATAACACACAAATCAAACTTGCTCTTGAAAGCGAACTTAATAAAACATTTGTGATTATTAATGAAAAAAATAAGGGTGGAATTTTATGGTGGTTAAAAGAACCAAATCGGCACATATCACATTATGAAGTTCCATTAAAGGAAAGGGTAGACAGAGCTATACTTTCTTTATTGAAAGATAAAGGTCTTGTTAGACTTGATGACGCATTGGGTGTTATATATAAAAATTTCCCGAATGGATTAACCCCTGATGAAGATAAAATAAAGATGAGTTTGGCAAAATTCGCAAGCCAATCTAGTGGCGGATGGGTTTATAATAAAAATTCAATCAGCTCAATAGAAGCCACAACTCATTCTAAATATATTTATAATTTAATCAAGATAGCTAAAAGACTTGGTTTAGAAGTATATGTTGGAAAACGTGAACAGCCTGAAACAATTGAAGAAAAAGGTAAATTATTAAAACTAAAAGATTTTTGCAATTATACAGACTTACCTTTTGAAAAATTTGGCGCAGATGATAGTGAATATGCAAAAAGTAGAATTTCTATGATTGATGTGTTGTTTATTAAAAATAACAAAATAAAATTTGCAATAGAAGTTGAAAATTCTACAAATATTATATCTGCACTTCACAGATGCTCTGTCCTCGGTAGTGAAGTAATCAAAATTATTGTAATACCGGATGAAAGAAATAAAGAGCTTCTGAATTTAAAAGACCCATTGAGCCTTAATGAAATCAAAACAGGCAACTGGAAATATTTGTTTTACTCAGAGTTAGATAAACTAATTGCACAAAAAAAGCCAAGCCTAGAAGTATTTTTAAAAGACATACAATGA
- a CDS encoding site-specific DNA-methyltransferase, with product MKQDNGIYDKRNKLNDLTGKEWLKLTASYWFSEKCKLDKPALKHPAPFMVKDIEKLIKFFTKSNMTVLDPFCGSGTTLVSAYNTNRKGIGIDLSKEYYELAKERLLDMGADEFEDFKYFIGNNTDVIETLNSNSIDYIVTSPPYFNILKNKSEGIRSDKSKKGFRNGARQGIVSYTDESLDNLENLENYELYLIKIKDIFLKLQRVLKSRKYCSIIISDFTINKTETCVTGDFVRIMQELEYEYCGNVALIQENKPLYPFGYPFAYKINHHNQNILNFRKQ from the coding sequence ATGAAACAAGATAATGGAATTTACGACAAAAGAAACAAGCTAAATGATTTAACTGGCAAAGAGTGGCTTAAGCTTACAGCAAGTTACTGGTTTAGCGAAAAGTGTAAGTTGGACAAACCAGCGCTTAAACACCCTGCACCGTTTATGGTAAAAGATATAGAAAAACTAATTAAGTTTTTTACAAAATCAAATATGACTGTATTAGACCCGTTTTGTGGTAGTGGAACAACACTGGTTTCTGCTTATAATACAAATAGAAAAGGTATTGGGATCGATTTGAGTAAAGAATACTATGAGCTTGCAAAAGAAAGGCTACTTGATATGGGGGCTGATGAATTTGAAGATTTTAAATATTTTATTGGAAATAATACGGATGTCATAGAAACATTAAATAGTAATAGCATAGACTATATTGTAACATCGCCACCTTATTTTAATATTTTGAAAAATAAATCAGAAGGTATTAGAAGCGATAAAAGTAAAAAAGGCTTTAGAAATGGGGCAAGGCAAGGAATTGTAAGTTATACGGATGAAAGTTTAGATAATTTAGAAAATCTTGAGAATTATGAACTATATCTAATTAAAATAAAGGATATATTTTTAAAATTACAACGAGTATTAAAATCTAGAAAATACTGTTCTATTATAATAAGTGATTTTACAATTAATAAAACAGAAACTTGTGTAACTGGAGATTTTGTTCGTATTATGCAAGAGTTGGAGTATGAATATTGTGGCAATGTAGCACTTATACAAGAAAATAAACCGTTATATCCATTTGGGTATCCGTTTGCCTATAAAATAAACCACCATAATCAGAATATACTAAATTTTAGAAAGCAATGA